From Synechococcales cyanobacterium T60_A2020_003:
AGGCACAGTTGCGCGATTTGTTTACGCAACTGCAAACGTGGCACAATGCCGAAACGTCAGCCGACGATCGCTCAAAAAAGCCTGCGCTCCCGGCAAATGTGATGGCCTTGGGGGATTACTGGCTCCAGCCTGCCATCCAGCAGGGACTCATTCAGCCGATGAATCCGAACTCCTGGGCGGGGTGGAGCAATCTGGGGACTCCGTGGCAACAGCTTGTAAGGCGCGATCGCCAGGGGAAGCTGAGCGAATCCGGGGAGCTGTGGGCGGCACCGTACCGCTGGGGACACCTCATGATCGCCTACCGTAAGCCAGAGTTTGAAAACCTGGGATGGCAACCCCAAGACTGGGTAGACCTATGGCGACCGGACTTAAAGCGTCGGTTTTCCTTGCCAGACAGTGCCCGCACGGTCATTGGCCTCACCCTCAAAATGTTGGGGCACGGGTTTAATGAACCTGCACCAATGGCGATCGCCGATCTGCAGCCCGCTCTGAATACGCTCAACCAGCAGGTCAAGGTGTATAGTTCCGATGCCTATCTCCAGCCGTTGATTATTGGCGATACGTGGTTGGCCGTGGGTTGGTCTACGGATATCTTGCCCGTGTTGGAACGTAACAAGAGCTTAGCGGGTGTCATTCCCACCTCTGGAACCTTACTTTCCGCCGATATTTGGGTCGTGCCTACGAATCCAGACGCGGCGGCTCCGAGTTCGAATGCATCGGCTCAACCGTGGGTAGAATTCTATTGGCAACGGGTGATCGCCGAACAGCTTTCGTTGCTAAGCAGTGGCGCATCACCGCTCTTGATCAAGGGCGATCGCGCAACTCTACCCAGCGCACTCCAAACCAACACGCTACTGATCCCCCCCGCAGAGATCATGAACCAAAGCGAGTTTTTAGAGCCAATATCCGAAGAGGCGATCGCCCAGTACAAAGAACTCTGGATTAAAACCCGCGTAGCTGATCCTCTAGATCAATAGAAATGCCCAAACCTGCTACATCCATGTATACCTGGCAACCAGACACCTCTGGATCTTCATCCGTTGCAACTAGCGGCTCGCAGAGATAGGCAGCTAATGCCCTGGGTTGGGGACGCTGTTCGTTAAACACACGGGTAATGTAGCCAAACTCTTGAGAAACCCGACCAAATAATGTCACAAGGGCATACCGTTCCCAATAGTTGTAGGTACGCCACTCCGCCTCATTAACCACTAGATCGACATGAGGAGGCAAACCATCTGTTCCTGGAGCAGCCACCCATCCACTTAGCAGATCTCCACCATACTGCGATTGAATCCACCATAAACTCGGTGGCGTTAGCGACGTTTCAGAGATCGTATACTGGGTCACCATCTCTTCGCTCGGCAACACCGCATCCGGCTCTAACCATTGCAGTCGCGGCGGTTGGGACAATAGCACTTGAAGCTGTTCATCATCTAGCGCAAACGCAGGCAAAGACCAGCCTAGACTTGATAAGACGCTGGCTACTACTACTGCGGATTGTATGTCGATCGATCGGATCACCGTCCTTAATCTTCGCTACGCTTCAATCTGGCTCAGCGGGATCAGGCATTCTTGGATGAGCAAAACGGGCTTATCCTTAAATACAAGTTGCGCTCGTAGGCTGATCTGGTTAATCACAACACCCACAGGCTTTTGGGGATAATCCGGATGCACCTCGTAAAATGTACGATACGCATGCTGAGCAATTTGCAGCAGCATCGGATCGAGGGCAGGGGGCAGATCTTCTAGGTGATGATGCTCCAAACCGTTGGCACTCGAACTCAGCGGGATATCCGCTGCAGGCCGTGATAGTGGTCTTTCGGTCGTATACACGATCCTTCTCCCTACTC
This genomic window contains:
- a CDS encoding extracellular solute-binding protein — protein: MPGSIFFMDYGINRRSLLTGLGAMSMGIMLGGCRQRDHVTLSAVLLDNAVPPQLLTEFEKTLQSGIQLQVESKAQLRDLFTQLQTWHNAETSADDRSKKPALPANVMALGDYWLQPAIQQGLIQPMNPNSWAGWSNLGTPWQQLVRRDRQGKLSESGELWAAPYRWGHLMIAYRKPEFENLGWQPQDWVDLWRPDLKRRFSLPDSARTVIGLTLKMLGHGFNEPAPMAIADLQPALNTLNQQVKVYSSDAYLQPLIIGDTWLAVGWSTDILPVLERNKSLAGVIPTSGTLLSADIWVVPTNPDAAAPSSNASAQPWVEFYWQRVIAEQLSLLSSGASPLLIKGDRATLPSALQTNTLLIPPAEIMNQSEFLEPISEEAIAQYKELWIKTRVADPLDQ